The Candidatus Stygibacter australis genome has a window encoding:
- the rplU gene encoding 50S ribosomal protein L21: MYAIVEFKGSQYKVEKDQVLKVAFLGEDLEPGTELAIERVLMFKDSDDIQIGHPTIENAKVMCEVLSHGKEKKIIVFKKKRRKTYEKKQGHRQNFTMIKVKEIIN; the protein is encoded by the coding sequence ATGTACGCGATAGTAGAGTTTAAAGGAAGCCAGTACAAAGTCGAAAAAGACCAGGTACTGAAAGTGGCATTTCTTGGCGAAGATTTGGAACCAGGCACAGAATTGGCTATAGAGCGTGTGTTGATGTTCAAAGATTCTGATGATATCCAGATAGGTCATCCCACCATCGAAAATGCTAAAGTAATGTGTGAAGTATTAAGTCATGGTAAAGAGAAAAAAATCATTGTCTTCAAGAAGAAACGTCGTAAGACATATGAGAAGAAGCAGGGACATCGTCAGAATTTCACCATGATCAAGGTAAAAGAGATAATAAATTAA